One Pyxicephalus adspersus chromosome 3, UCB_Pads_2.0, whole genome shotgun sequence genomic window carries:
- the CDKL2 gene encoding cyclin-dependent kinase-like 2 yields the protein MEKYENLGLVGEGSYGMVLKCRHKETGRIVAIKKFLESEDDKMVKKIAMREIKLLKQLRHENLVNLLEVCKKKKRWYLVFEFVDRTVLDDLEQFPSGLDFNRVRKYLFQIIRGIGFCHSHNIIHRDIKPENILVSASGVVKLCDFGFARTLAAPGEVYTDYVATRWYRAPELLVGDIKYGKAVDIWAIGCLVTEMLTGEPLFPGDSDIDQLYHIIKCQGNLTPRLQDLFYKNPLFAGVTLPEIKEVEPLERRYPKLPIVILDLAKCCLQIDPDKRPPCVTLLQHDLFKKDGFTERFSQEISAKVQKLSKDIPLQPKKTKNVKKEKDEYPGEKKALALQDFNIDHKVKETKPSKVKIIKMDSEKAEKTDGSSNASGVFTGAINQSRTGPYITLKESSNSLDHHKSPMGMIPPISYNLTNISPHLSSNTTASSGSSHVSFRGEEKGKMYVSSFKLHGGKPSPGNSYNPNLSSLVANEKSLLQLNKKKWDYSRADMRLPELSYGHLPELKGTEGCNFYSVRSSKLGKKENKTMPESRIPSIATVDTHNSSTALPQFSGNVLPDTLDITEANFPPVEH from the exons ATGGAGAAATATGAAAACCTGGGTCTGGTGGGAGAAGGTTCCTATGGCATGGTGCTAAAGTGCCGGCACAAGGAAACCGGCAGGATCGTAGCAATAAAGAAGTTCTTGGAAAGTGAAGAtgataaaatggttaaaaaaatagcaatgagAGAAATTAAGTTACTAAAG CAACTGCGCCATGAAAACTTGGTAAACCTATTAGAAGtttgcaagaaaaagaaaagatggtaTTTAGTCTTTGAATTTGTTGATCGGACAGTGCTTGACGACCTTGAACAGTTTCCCAGTGGATTGGACTTCAATCGAGTGCGGAAGTATTTGTTTCAGATTATCAGAGGGATTGGGTTTTGCCACAGTCACAAT ATCATCCATCGAGACATAAAACCAGAAAATATATTAGTATCTGCCTCTGGTGTGGTCAAATTGTGTGATTTTGGATTTGCTCGTACATTGGCTGCCCCAGGGGAGGTTTATACAGAttatgtggccacacgttggtaCAGAGCACCAGAGCTTTTGGTTGGGGATATCAAGTATGGCAA agCTGTTGATATATGGGCAATTGGCTGCTTGGTAACAGAAATGCTGACTGGGGAACCACTTTTTCCTGGAGATTCAGATATTGATCAGTTATACCACATAATCAAATGCCAAG GTAATCTGACCCCAAGACTTCAAGATCTCTTCTATAAGAATCCACTGTTCGCTGGAGTGACCTTGCCAGAAATTAAAGAGGTTGAACCCCTTGAAAGACGATATCCTAAGCTTCCTATTGTCATATTAGACTTAGCCaag TGTTGTTTACAAATTGACCCAGACAAGAGGCCACCCTGTGTGACCCTGCTACAGCATGACCTGTTTAAGAAGGATGGCTTCACAGAGAG GTTTTCTCAGGAAATCAGTGCAAAAGTCCAGAAGCTCTCCAAAGACATTCCGCTGCAACCtaagaaaacaaagaatgttaagaaagaaaaagatgaatatCCTGGTGAAAAGAAAGCCCTGGCACTACAG gacTTTAATATTGATCACAAAGTGAAGGAGACTAAACCTTCAAaggtgaaaataattaaaatggatTCAGAAAAGGCTGAGAAGACTGATGGTTCATCCAATGCTAGTGGTGTTTTTACTGGTGCCATTAATCAGAGCAGGACAGGACCTTATATCACGCTAAAAGAATCAAGCAACAGCCTGGACCACCATAAAAGCCCAATGGGGATGATTCCTCCAATAAGCTACAACCTTACTAACATCTCTCCCCACCTATCTTCCAACACTACTGCATCATCTGGCTCGAGCCATGTTAGTTTCAG ggGAGAAGAAAAGGGTAAAATGTATGTAAGCAGTTTCAAACTACATGGAGGAAAACCTTCTCCTGGAAATTCTTATAATCCAAACCTTTCAAGTCTG GTTGCCAATGAAAAGAGTCTTCTTCAACTCAACAAGAAAAAATGGGATTATTCAAGAGCTGACATGAGGCTGCCGGAGCTAAGCTACGGTCATTTACCAGAACTTAAAGGCACAGAGGGATGTAATTTCTATAgtg ttCGCAGTTCAAAGTTGGGAAAGAAAGAGAACAAGACAATGCCAGAATCCCGTATTCCTTCGATTGCTACAGTTGATACACATAATTCAAGCACAGCCTTACCACAG TTTTCAGGGAACGTATTACCGGACACCCTGGACATAACAGAGGCAAATTTTCCACCAGTGGAGCATtaa